GGTCTTGGCAGTTTAACTGGTGCTCAGAGTGTATCCTTCAGGCAAGGAAGCAATGTTGAATTTGGCGTACCTGCTCATGAAAGAATggtaaatacaatttttcatattgcaCATGTATTTCAAAAGTGGCATAACGCAAatagattttgaaattatttgaaaactgGAAACAATAGCCAAatctttttgtaataattcttAGCACTTGAAATCCCTCTTTGATAGCTTCGATGTTCTTCTggcataaaattgaattattttggattatgaaacttttgaaaatgTCTTTCACATTTCCATAATTATTAAGTAATTTGtcttaataaaaaatcttatttattgGATAGGAACCTCTGGATGTGGAGTACAACCTTGGTGACGTAAGTAACAAGAACAGGGACTTTAGTAACCCCATGTACGACGCGGTGAACACAGAAACAGGCGCTACAAATGGTACCGGCGCTAGTAGTATGTACGAATTGCCAGCTGAGATGAAACCATCTAGCATCCAGCACAAGGATCCACCACAATTGCACCTGAAGAGGAGAGAGCTCGACCCAACTCCCATCGACTCGGGGAAAGATACACAACAATTGGTTGAGGAAGACAAGTCCGAGTGTTAGATAGTTTAACTCTTTGGTGCAGTGACGTAGTTAGAAATTTCAGGTGATTTAGAAAGCAAACAGACTCATTTGAATAACGTAACGGCAAGATAGAATCGATCTAGAgatttttaggaaatttgaCAAGTGTTTGTATGATGTGGCGTATCGATCTATTCACAAATTTGTTGCAATTGTTATTTCTTAGATCTATATAAACACGTCATCGGTTTATTTTGAAGTTTAAGTAGTAATAActaataatactttttaaaaatctaaacAGAGTTCCGAACTGTATTATTGGTATAGGATTTACTTTTTCAAACTATCCATCAATCTTCGCCAGGTGCACATATCATATACATTTATCTTTAACGAAGGCAATTTTTAATGGAGCACAAGACTGAGTATGTACAACACGATTTTTTGCAACGTATATCACTGTAAAATTCTGGAATGGAATGCGACTAAATTACTTGTATCGAACTATAGCGTACTGAACTTATAGTTTATTTACAGTAAAGTtcaaggagaaaaagaaaagtgcaTCTGACTACGCCACTGCTTCTATATAGGAATGCTCTCGTATCTGTGGCACTTCTGTCTCAAAAACTTTGTCTATCTATAAACGAAAATACAttaaaacagataaaaataaaaaaaagttgcaCGAATCTTCTATAACataatgagaaaaaaagaattgtgTTTTAGCTTTTTATGTATTGAGATTGAAGTGCAACCGGTAACGAGTTTGTGTCCTCTTAGGTGCGATTTGTAAGTCTTGTAAATACGATTATCgcagaatattaatatcacgTTGTCCATGTACCATAACGAAAGCAAAACattccatattttttcttcgaagaCAACTCGAAGTGAATTATAACGGGCGCTTAAGGGACTGtacgttaaaaaaagaagacaggcCTCGACGAGCGTGTCATTTCACAAAATATGCGTTTTCTTCGTAATGATAGGAGAGACGAATctgttttgaaaaaaaagagagaaaaggttttctctttttcagcTTTCTCGGCCGCATGTAAGCGTTGTTATATGcgtttgtacatttttctagACTATGCGCGGGGAACGTCAGTGTACAGTTTTTCTTCCGTAGCAACTGTGAtcgtaaaaattacaaattaggCCCGAGTATGCGAGGTGATCATTTAAATGAACAAAGCGTACCCGTTTTCTGTTGTGCGTCCCCAAACATGAGTGAGAGAGGAATcttgtatcattttttttcttccttttttgaGAGATTTATTATTTGGTACAGTAGAATCTCGATTATAGAAAAAATCGAAAGTATTTTGTAAGATTTGTAACTTCAGAATCTCCAGTTTTGTTGTTGTATATTGCGTATCAAATTATAGAAACTGTTAAATCTACATCTTAGTTAGTGACTTTTTCTTCACCAACATTCATATAccaattaacaaaattttttcgtCATCAACGTTAAGATTAGTTACGATATTTTTTGCAGATTAtaatagaacaaatttttcttttataaatttaccaaTTTATCATGAGTTTTAAATGAAGAACTGAAAGTTAAATAATGCAAAGTTAGTTGGTTAGGTTAGAAAGTTCTACGGTCTGACTAGTTAATCAAGTTTCTACTGTACGATCATTATctgtcttttttctctctttttttaatgtaatgtaaaacgAACGTTGTACATATGTTTTACAgatcaacgaagaaaatgagcGGCACTGACCTTCTTTACAGATTATacataaaactatatataaataaagaaatctatatataaatataaatattatatatataaatatatatgtatgtatatgtatgtatgtgcgtATGGGTAAATTAATGCGCATCATCATCAGAAATCGATTTTGTCTCCTGGGCGGGGCTCcagaatgttttaattattatttttaactgtatcagtattttctgtatttttgtatCGACCCGACGAAATACGATgattgttaatatatatatatgtatatatatatatatatatattgttcgaGTAATTAAACAGGTACCGTCCAAGAATAAACATTGAATTATACCACTGTGCATTCCTTTTATCTATAGGTAGGTTTcattaaaacgataaaatagggagcaataaaaaataatgttctttataatgaaaacaatataatatattccatgttacagataatttaataaaagtacaaaaactaatattaatcttaatctaattatggaattaatatataattaagaaaaagataatagtATCTTTGCTACAAAAGATACAATAATTGaagtatacaaaaatatgaaatatttttagttaaaaaaatacaataatttgtgagcgtatcatttatttttctaaagtaAAAGAGATATTAGTcacaattttgtatttaattgaaatgaaatcaATTTATGCGGCTCTGAAATGCAACATAAAAAGATCAAgtacattattttctataattatattatgtatcaGTCTTTACTACctaaagtataattaatccaataaaaaatcacaattaaagaaatttgttctGTTAATCGATGtatgagatattttttaaatgatttcgcattcataataaatataatacattcttCTATATTCTCATATTTACATTGCAtttataatcgtaaaattaatatttgtaaatgaataataGGTACGATTTAGGGgaaagcaaaaattctttGCATTTGTTGAAGTTAATCTACGTTCCCCACAGTACTCTGAAGGATGGATGACGTCCACTGCCCAGTAACTTTATCGACTGTATATAAGTCCCTGTAGGTGGGAATTAAGAATTCACTTACAGTAGCCCCTGCTTGTCGTAAGAGGTGACTAATAGGGTGGGGGGAGTATTGTGCAAGGACGTTTAGTAGAAATCCGCACCCCActatcatataaataaatttcgatactCATATATCAAAGCTTAAAGAAGACCGTCCGAAAATTGAGTCATGACTAGTTATAAAAAATCGACATGGAGGGACAAGAAAGTTATCATTCTACCCATGCGTGACATGTTATGAATGTCTCAGGTAAAGACAGAGACAGTTTACTCATTTCTGTCTATCTGTCTCGAATTTTGTTGCCTTCCCAGAACGATTCAGTTCAGTCACGATTCAATCTTTGGACGGTTTTCCCTAGCGAGTGTCGAGACCTGTTTATATGATCATCATGTCCCGCATTCCTTTTTCCTTCAGgaagtaaaattttacaaaacaaaaaagtaactaggaaatgaaattaagtactttaattattacaaatcacAGTAAACAATCATAAAGAAATTTGAGGTTACttcaaaatttagaaattttatgatcTGCGGTAATAAATGGAATGTTTCAATTACCAAGAATTCCATTAAGCAATTATCACGAATTTAAGGTTattccaaaattccaaaactTATgctcaaaatttcattaacaaaaatatataataatgatttacGCAAATTATTCCACCTTCGTTGCCGTCTGTTCATCATATTGGACAGAAGGTACCATGGGTGGCTTGAACCCGTATTCCATCTTGGACTGCCTGAAGTTTCCAGTGTTACCAATTTCCTGCCTCGTTCTTCTCAACGTAGTCTGAATATCCGGTGCTGAATACAGAGACTTGGATTGTATTGTAGTGGCAGTTTTCCTTGGCACTGGACCTACGTACTCGTCCTTAACCTTGTCCTTCTCCGATGTCCTTCCATAAGCCACTAAATTACCATTAGTTACTGAATAAGTCACCGAATGAGGATGTTGAACGCTGTATGACGCAAATTTCTTCGGCAATGAGTGTATCAATGGTTGCCTAGCATGAGGACGATTTAAGGCCAAATACCCTTGTCCATAAAACTGATTCGTCGAATTATAGTAACTTTGCTCATTATCAGTTCCATAAATTGACTCCACTGGTGTCTGGAAATTCTGCCTTACCGATTGCTGATAATTACCATCAGgctgaatattataaattgggGCTGATTTTATATGTTTACTATTCTCCAAGGGATATGGTCTACCTTTCTCGATTTCTATCGAGTACGGTCTAGGTAGGAGCACAGGCTTCTCAATGACCTTCTCCACAGGCACTGGTACCGGTACAGGTTTCTCTACCACCTTCTCCACCGGAATTGAAACCGGTTGAGAAACCCTAAAGTGAATTGGTAAAGGTATGATGAACCTCTGGATGGCGAATGGTACTTTCTTCTCAATCACCTTCTCCACGTGGACAGGATATGGGATCCGTATCTGCTTCTCTACTACCCTGTCTATCGGTATGTGTACGGGGAACGGTTGGGGAATCGTTATCTGCTTCTCTATCACTTTCTCCACTGGGTATGGCACCTTTTTTTCAATCACGTCCACCGTCTGAGGCACATGGATGTTTTTCTCCACGGAATATGGCTGTGACATCGACATCAGGAGCCTCAATTCAGTCGGTGGTTCGCTGGTAACTTTGGTCAGCAGAATCTGAGGCGCTTCTTGAGTCACTTGCAGGTTCTCTAAATTAGTCAAACCTGAAAGACTCTCTATTCCCCTCGATGGTTGTGCAACAGCAGGGGCTGGCCCCTTTGGCAGCTCGTAGTTactcaatttaatttttgcttcAGGAATTCCTTGCACTCTAGAGTGTGTTACCTGATCATATTGAGCGCCGTCTACTTGCCCCGTAACCCCGAAAATGGGTTTGACCTCTACTGGACGAGGCAAAGCCACGGTCTGGTCGACCTGGCCACTTCCTGCTGAATAAATAATGTCATTCTCATTCACATTATACTCATAACGACTATGTTCTTGGTTATTAATACTTTCGTCCAAGATCTCGTTGCTCCTGTATATATTAATCTGACTTTGTCTCTGATCCTTCGATTGACTCCTTCCTGGCTTTCTATAATCTTCCTGTGCATGCTGCTTTAATAATGGCAGCTGCTGGGCGCTAGGAATGAACTCCACAGGGTAGTGGATCTCCTGAATGGGGGCTGTATGGAATATTTCCACGGATTTTTGGATCTCAACCGACTGAACTGGCGAGTTTGTGGCTATCACCTCAGAAATTCGCTCTTGTTGCGATACCTGATCACTGTCGAAGCTCAAGTTCCTAGAAACTGGGGCGTCGCTTTGAACCAAACTTTGATTATCAATCTTGGTAACTTCTAGTGTCTCAGATTTGTTCTGGGGATATAGTTTTGTCAATGTGATTTGGTCATTGACTAAATTTAGATCTTGCCCAGCGTTCATCAAGGCAACACCAACCTGCAGAGGATTTAGGATAACAGGTGATGCCGCCAAATATCCATCTTCTGAAACTTTTGGTTTTACTGATTCCGTTACAGCTGTGGTTAGCTTTGAAACCTCGTTTTTATCAGTATAATCAGATGTGGTAGTGTAGGAGTATTTCTTCTGTCGTGGAAAGTCTGGAACTACTATTGGTCCAGAAAATTTGCCTAAAGAAACTGATACGATGGGAGCAGAAGTTGATGAAGAAGCATCCTTAATTATGGATAAACTGTTAGCACGATCTCCACCAGTTTCCTTCTGCTTCAAGGTTCTCTGAGACTCTGTGCTCTTCATCAGAGACGAAGGAAGTCGTTCCTTCGAAGACGTGTTTAGATTactgtttgaaatattcaattttttggaTACATAAGGACGAGCACTCTTTCTATACTGTTTTCTTTGATCCTCGGAAAACGATGAAACATCGAGAGGTTGTTTTACTCTGAATCGTCTGTGACTCTCGTTACTTCTTGGTCTGGATGAGGATGAGCTGCGTACTCGTTGTCCAAATTCGCCTATACTTTCAATATCTAGGTTTTCTTCTGGAATAGATTGATCTATGTCACTGGTGTTACTTTCTTGAGAGAAATATTTGCTAGTTGTGCTCGAATCTTGTAGAACTATTTCTTGAGATGGAATGTACTCCACTGTGACTGTCTCGTTAAATGTACTTTGACTGGTCCTTCCTAACCTCGCAATGGTATCGAGCGATTCGTTTAATATGTCTTCTGAAGAGCTTTTTGCTTTCAAAGGTAGGACATATGGTTGAACTAATTGTTTAGAAAATTGCTGTTGGGATTCATTCTGGAAagatgtatattattatattattaaatatgtacaaagtATATTGagagtatatacatatataaattgttattattacttgaaataatgaaacactAGAGAATGAATGAtcaatgttaaaattattatcaacacAAGAATACCAAAATaatgaacaaaagaaattagataaaaaaaaattaatcctaCCTagtagtaaatataattttccaacaTTCAAGTaagtattacaaataattagatatatttagaaatattagatatttttactgAAAGAACCGACGTGCATTCACGTGGTGTATGGTTGTTTACGCAAAAATAAACGTCAATGCATCTGGACAGCGTAATAATCGCTCCTGCAGACGTTTCCTTTTACGCTCGAGAGAAAGCGCATGTCAGAGGATTATTCGAGAATGGAAATGCGCGTGGAACTTGCAATATATATGAATTCctgatgttataaattatctatataaAGAGATGACGGTAACCTCGACTAACGTAATTTTTCTcacgtttttattattcgtttacACGACTTCAATGACGCAAATATTCGATATGATTAGTCAGCGCTTCGTGTAGCATCGAAGGCGAATTATATACTTTCCATCAATCAGGAAGGGAAAGCGAGGAAATCCTTCTATTCCTTTAGTTCGCTCAAAAACCAATCCATTAGTTATAAATATAGTCGTTTAAACCAGTTAGActattttaacatattaataaatcaacaaaatttactattttcaCTAACAAATGTGATTAATGCAAGCTTTTGCTTgtgaataaagataaatatttttttgtgttttgcttaaagtttaaaataatagtagattattctttcaaaaatagtttttgaatataaatataatttttataaatttttatatttttatgactataattaaaaagaaagtgaaatttaagtaaaaatttgtcCTATCTAccagatattataataatgtttggatatttcatatatttttgagaaaaataaatttttagtgTTATATCTAGCATCAGGTGATAAAgtctaataatatttctaaagttAAATGATTTTCAGTTATCCAATTTGTGTAGGATCTTGTatccaaaaataaattaatgtgtACCTACCACTTGATGAATTTCCTCTTTCTCATTAAGAAATTTCACAGTCAgcgtttcttcctcttctttaaTAGCTTTGGCAATTTCAGAGGAATTGAAGATTCTCTCATGTTGATTTGTAAATTgttgttcgatattttcagtttcttcttctttctggCTATTGAGTAGATCTTGTTCATAGGCATGTTcaaaaagtttctataaatgaaaaaaatgttattaataaatcatcaACCATCAAATGATCTATTAATTGACATTCCAATAATTGATTCTATACTACTACAgtattataattcataaagCTCGAGATCCAtcgataatagaaaattctgtaaaataacGTTTTTAACTGTGTTTAGTTTCTTCCTGTTGGTTTGTTCGATACCATTTCTAAATTCTCCATTGATCGATATTTGAATAATCAATTCCTCCATTAATCAACGCTTTATTATATTGTCATTCAGGATAAACACTCGAAGAAGATAATGAAGAACCTTTTGAAATAATGTTTCCAATAGTGTTCAGATTTTTATGGTTCGGTTTCCTgttgttaaaaaaagaatcataGAAGGCACCGGTGTTTCAATAAGAGAAGCAATGCTCCGCGTTGTATAGACAGGCTGTACCAGTCATCAAGGCACGAGCCAGTGGGCGAGGCCGAGCGTCTGACCCAATTTGTTCCAAGTAGAAGTAGAAAACAGATCATGAAGAAGCTCTAGAAATGAAACTCACGACTCTCCGAGTGGGCAAACGAGAGTAGAAAATTGTCAAGTCGATGattttggtaaaaataaataataattggtgAAACTCTCTCGactaattgataattaattcattttactGTTAGTTACTACTTTTTACTACTAATAGAATGTGTcaagtaatttcaaaataaatactttcatCAATGAAATTGCTAAATTTGGATGCTTgtgaaattgataattaattatgatttttgGAGTCCTTTGAGTATATTATAAAGGAttcagaagaaataaaaataagttgtCTTTTATAGGCTACGTATCTATCTATAGGAATTCCCTGTAGAATCATTGATAGAaacaagattttattttaatatgtccAATGTTTCTTTAGAAACTTTTATCACAAGAACAGAAAGGTACTcacagaaaattatgtaattcttttgaaaaattcatttctctaCTACAAACAGCCTTTTATGGATTGAtggaaaagcaaaaaaaaaaaaaagaagaaatttatgaagaatacattaaaatatagaataaataaggAATATTATAACTAAGAATCCTCTAAAGAATTCTTAGAAAACCAAAGATtccattttcaaaaaaatctaatgtttctttaaaacatCGACTCACAGGAAACtataagatatttttgaagaattagTGACACTTTTTGTGGACTATGGTAGATCGAAGACAGCCATAGGAGGTGCAGATCAGATTAGTGGGAAtataagatacaaattttgcGTAAGTAGAGTATTATCGAGCAAGAGGAGGTTGAAAATAACGCAGCTGGCCAGGCGAGATGAGAGAAAGGTGGACGTTACGGTACCGACTACCGGTCTCCCTTTCTCCAGTACCATTCGAGCGAGAAGAAAGGCGAAACAGGAAAAGATGCGCGCTGCATTCTTGCAGCTCGCGCAAAAGAAAAACCAGTGAGAGTCGCGCACTGGCTCTGAATCTTATTAAAAGCAAGCTATTTTGGCTAGTCTCACATTAGAATGCACTTCCAATAGATTGTAGGAACCAGCTTCCTTTTTGTCATCATGTCTCCTTTCTTCATTCTATTActcatttattttcgaataatctGTAATATAATGTGTAATTGGTTAGTATAGTATTTTTACTTCACTCCTTGTTTAATAATGtttggtaaaattttataatgttaaacgttacgatatagcatGCACTATATACTATACCATATAAAATCGGGCTGgacaaatttaattgatttgaatttgaaattaatggTTTTTGCACTTCagatcatatttttaaaaatttttaaggtTTTAGACAATATAGTTGAGAAGTGTAATTAGTAATTACAAATACAATAGTCTAAAGTATAATGCTTGTTAAGTAGGAAAAAAATGTTCCTCTGTGATTCTTCCCTAATCACATTTAGAATAAAAGTATGATCCACCAAAATTACTAGGATAACccatataatataacaatatttaatttgttcagAATAGTTGGTACATTCTGATGAATTCTTTAGAGAACTTGTCCGATAATTGCTGGAAATAACCACTGGAGAAATTCGCGACGTGGCTTGGGAACTGTTTGAGGTTTTTCTCCCTAAACGGAGAATCCCCGAATGGAGTCGACAATATCTTCACTTGCTCTGGATCTTTCagaatattggaaataatcGGTGAACGATGTTTTACAAGATGAAATCAGCATCGGTAAAAGAGAAATCACTAGATAAGACAGTAAAGAAAGATTGTCTTCTTATTTGCATGTTTTGTGCTGACTAAAATCATTCTCTccagtgaaaaaaaaaatgttttactatTCCAACTTATAACTCagagaagataaataatagattCCCTTTCATTTGGGATTGAAGAATGAGAGGtaagcattttttaattagagaGGCTGTTATTATGGTGCAGCAACATGTACAGAATTGCCCTGCACTCTGTAACATTCTTTCAAGACACACGACCGACAAAGGGCAGCACTTTCACATTCTATGGCTCGTTGAAAAAAATGCAGAACTGGTGGAATGGTCAATGTCTTTGTCAAGGTCTCCGTAACTA
This is a stretch of genomic DNA from Bombus pyrosoma isolate SC7728 linkage group LG16, ASM1482585v1, whole genome shotgun sequence. It encodes these proteins:
- the LOC122576716 gene encoding uncharacterized protein LOC122576716 isoform X1 — protein: MNLLYFVAAVIWITTVTATLESDSHGNWSNEKKLFEHAYEQDLLNSQKEEETENIEQQFTNQHERIFNSSEIAKAIKEEEETLTVKFLNEKEEIHQVNESQQQFSKQLVQPYVLPLKAKSSSEDILNESLDTIARLGRTSQSTFNETVTVEYIPSQEIVLQDSSTTSKYFSQESNTSDIDQSIPEENLDIESIGEFGQRVRSSSSSRPRSNESHRRFRVKQPLDVSSFSEDQRKQYRKSARPYVSKKLNISNSNLNTSSKERLPSSLMKSTESQRTLKQKETGGDRANSLSIIKDASSSTSAPIVSVSLGKFSGPIVVPDFPRQKKYSYTTTSDYTDKNEVSKLTTAVTESVKPKVSEDGYLAASPVILNPLQVGVALMNAGQDLNLVNDQITLTKLYPQNKSETLEVTKIDNQSLVQSDAPVSRNLSFDSDQVSQQERISEVIATNSPVQSVEIQKSVEIFHTAPIQEIHYPVEFIPSAQQLPLLKQHAQEDYRKPGRSQSKDQRQSQINIYRSNEILDESINNQEHSRYEYNVNENDIIYSAGSGQVDQTVALPRPVEVKPIFGVTGQVDGAQYDQVTHSRVQGIPEAKIKLSNYELPKGPAPAVAQPSRGIESLSGLTNLENLQVTQEAPQILLTKVTSEPPTELRLLMSMSQPYSVEKNIHVPQTVDVIEKKVPYPVEKVIEKQITIPQPFPVHIPIDRVVEKQIRIPYPVHVEKVIEKKVPFAIQRFIIPLPIHFRVSQPVSIPVEKVVEKPVPVPVPVEKVIEKPVLLPRPYSIEIEKGRPYPLENSKHIKSAPIYNIQPDGNYQQSVRQNFQTPVESIYGTDNEQSYYNSTNQFYGQGYLALNRPHARQPLIHSLPKKFASYSVQHPHSVTYSVTNGNLVAYGRTSEKDKVKDEYVGPVPRKTATTIQSKSLYSAPDIQTTLRRTRQEIGNTGNFRQSKMEYGFKPPMVPSVQYDEQTATKGLIYSR
- the LOC122576716 gene encoding uncharacterized protein LOC122576716 isoform X2; its protein translation is MEELIIQISINGEFRNGIEQTNRKKLNTVKNKLFEHAYEQDLLNSQKEEETENIEQQFTNQHERIFNSSEIAKAIKEEEETLTVKFLNEKEEIHQVNESQQQFSKQLVQPYVLPLKAKSSSEDILNESLDTIARLGRTSQSTFNETVTVEYIPSQEIVLQDSSTTSKYFSQESNTSDIDQSIPEENLDIESIGEFGQRVRSSSSSRPRSNESHRRFRVKQPLDVSSFSEDQRKQYRKSARPYVSKKLNISNSNLNTSSKERLPSSLMKSTESQRTLKQKETGGDRANSLSIIKDASSSTSAPIVSVSLGKFSGPIVVPDFPRQKKYSYTTTSDYTDKNEVSKLTTAVTESVKPKVSEDGYLAASPVILNPLQVGVALMNAGQDLNLVNDQITLTKLYPQNKSETLEVTKIDNQSLVQSDAPVSRNLSFDSDQVSQQERISEVIATNSPVQSVEIQKSVEIFHTAPIQEIHYPVEFIPSAQQLPLLKQHAQEDYRKPGRSQSKDQRQSQINIYRSNEILDESINNQEHSRYEYNVNENDIIYSAGSGQVDQTVALPRPVEVKPIFGVTGQVDGAQYDQVTHSRVQGIPEAKIKLSNYELPKGPAPAVAQPSRGIESLSGLTNLENLQVTQEAPQILLTKVTSEPPTELRLLMSMSQPYSVEKNIHVPQTVDVIEKKVPYPVEKVIEKQITIPQPFPVHIPIDRVVEKQIRIPYPVHVEKVIEKKVPFAIQRFIIPLPIHFRVSQPVSIPVEKVVEKPVPVPVPVEKVIEKPVLLPRPYSIEIEKGRPYPLENSKHIKSAPIYNIQPDGNYQQSVRQNFQTPVESIYGTDNEQSYYNSTNQFYGQGYLALNRPHARQPLIHSLPKKFASYSVQHPHSVTYSVTNGNLVAYGRTSEKDKVKDEYVGPVPRKTATTIQSKSLYSAPDIQTTLRRTRQEIGNTGNFRQSKMEYGFKPPMVPSVQYDEQTATKGLIYSR
- the LOC122576716 gene encoding uncharacterized protein LOC122576716 isoform X5; its protein translation is MNYNTKLFEHAYEQDLLNSQKEEETENIEQQFTNQHERIFNSSEIAKAIKEEEETLTVKFLNEKEEIHQVNESQQQFSKQLVQPYVLPLKAKSSSEDILNESLDTIARLGRTSQSTFNETVTVEYIPSQEIVLQDSSTTSKYFSQESNTSDIDQSIPEENLDIESIGEFGQRVRSSSSSRPRSNESHRRFRVKQPLDVSSFSEDQRKQYRKSARPYVSKKLNISNSNLNTSSKERLPSSLMKSTESQRTLKQKETGGDRANSLSIIKDASSSTSAPIVSVSLGKFSGPIVVPDFPRQKKYSYTTTSDYTDKNEVSKLTTAVTESVKPKVSEDGYLAASPVILNPLQVGVALMNAGQDLNLVNDQITLTKLYPQNKSETLEVTKIDNQSLVQSDAPVSRNLSFDSDQVSQQERISEVIATNSPVQSVEIQKSVEIFHTAPIQEIHYPVEFIPSAQQLPLLKQHAQEDYRKPGRSQSKDQRQSQINIYRSNEILDESINNQEHSRYEYNVNENDIIYSAGSGQVDQTVALPRPVEVKPIFGVTGQVDGAQYDQVTHSRVQGIPEAKIKLSNYELPKGPAPAVAQPSRGIESLSGLTNLENLQVTQEAPQILLTKVTSEPPTELRLLMSMSQPYSVEKNIHVPQTVDVIEKKVPYPVEKVIEKQITIPQPFPVHIPIDRVVEKQIRIPYPVHVEKVIEKKVPFAIQRFIIPLPIHFRVSQPVSIPVEKVVEKPVPVPVPVEKVIEKPVLLPRPYSIEIEKGRPYPLENSKHIKSAPIYNIQPDGNYQQSVRQNFQTPVESIYGTDNEQSYYNSTNQFYGQGYLALNRPHARQPLIHSLPKKFASYSVQHPHSVTYSVTNGNLVAYGRTSEKDKVKDEYVGPVPRKTATTIQSKSLYSAPDIQTTLRRTRQEIGNTGNFRQSKMEYGFKPPMVPSVQYDEQTATKGLIYSR
- the LOC122576716 gene encoding uncharacterized protein LOC122576716 isoform X4, whose translation is MYCLDDALNILLQLCILKLFEHAYEQDLLNSQKEEETENIEQQFTNQHERIFNSSEIAKAIKEEEETLTVKFLNEKEEIHQVNESQQQFSKQLVQPYVLPLKAKSSSEDILNESLDTIARLGRTSQSTFNETVTVEYIPSQEIVLQDSSTTSKYFSQESNTSDIDQSIPEENLDIESIGEFGQRVRSSSSSRPRSNESHRRFRVKQPLDVSSFSEDQRKQYRKSARPYVSKKLNISNSNLNTSSKERLPSSLMKSTESQRTLKQKETGGDRANSLSIIKDASSSTSAPIVSVSLGKFSGPIVVPDFPRQKKYSYTTTSDYTDKNEVSKLTTAVTESVKPKVSEDGYLAASPVILNPLQVGVALMNAGQDLNLVNDQITLTKLYPQNKSETLEVTKIDNQSLVQSDAPVSRNLSFDSDQVSQQERISEVIATNSPVQSVEIQKSVEIFHTAPIQEIHYPVEFIPSAQQLPLLKQHAQEDYRKPGRSQSKDQRQSQINIYRSNEILDESINNQEHSRYEYNVNENDIIYSAGSGQVDQTVALPRPVEVKPIFGVTGQVDGAQYDQVTHSRVQGIPEAKIKLSNYELPKGPAPAVAQPSRGIESLSGLTNLENLQVTQEAPQILLTKVTSEPPTELRLLMSMSQPYSVEKNIHVPQTVDVIEKKVPYPVEKVIEKQITIPQPFPVHIPIDRVVEKQIRIPYPVHVEKVIEKKVPFAIQRFIIPLPIHFRVSQPVSIPVEKVVEKPVPVPVPVEKVIEKPVLLPRPYSIEIEKGRPYPLENSKHIKSAPIYNIQPDGNYQQSVRQNFQTPVESIYGTDNEQSYYNSTNQFYGQGYLALNRPHARQPLIHSLPKKFASYSVQHPHSVTYSVTNGNLVAYGRTSEKDKVKDEYVGPVPRKTATTIQSKSLYSAPDIQTTLRRTRQEIGNTGNFRQSKMEYGFKPPMVPSVQYDEQTATKGLIYSR